The following is a genomic window from Opitutaceae bacterium.
CCGCCTCGCACCCGGTTCAACACCCGACGTCCGTCACCATTCCGAAAATCACCCGTTTCCGGACGGAGACTACATTCAGAACGTCGAAGCCGGCGACAACTTTCCCAGCCTGCCAACGCTGGCGCGTCTGCGTGCCGTGCTTCGCTGCGATTGGAACGAACTCTTCGCCGGTTGCGAGAAGGTTTGAGGGGAAATTACATCAGCTGGGCCGCCCGACACCGCCCGATGCGGCGATTGCCAAACAACGGACGCATGTGGTAAAGTCAGACCGTGACTGCGACACCAGAAACAGAAGCTTTTGATCGGGGCGTTCGCCCGGTGCTGCAAATCGTCCTGCCGGAGAAAGCCGAGGCCGTGGTGAACTTTCGCGCAGACCCAAAGCTTCAAGCGCGCATTGAGGAATTGGCAGACAAATCCACCGGGGGCCAACTCACCGAAACGGAGAAAGCGGAATACGCGGGTTACGTGCGCGTGAACAAGTTCGTCGCGATTCTTCAGCGGCAGGCACGGCAATTGGTCGGCTCGGAATCCTGAGCGATGGATGAGTGAACGAAAGCCCGCGTCCGGGTGCGCGCCGGCAATCGTTGCGAGTATTGCAAGCTGCGTCAGGACGATTCCCCGCTGGCGGCGCTTCACGTCGAACACGTCCTTCCAAGATTTCACGGCGGCAGCGATGATCTCGACAATCTCGCGCTGGCTTGCATTGACTGTAATCTCCACAAGGGAACGAACCTGACGGGGATTGATCCGCAAACGAATCAAGTCACGGAATTATTCCATCCGCGAGGGCAGCGGTGGGAAGATCACTTCGCGTGGCGCGGGATTTACGTTGTCGGCAGGACGGCTGTGGGCAGGACGACGATACGCGTTCTCAACATGAATTCCGAGGATCAACTCGCGCTCCGTTCGTAATCCACGTTGAGGATTACTCCTCCACCGGCACGACCAGCTTGTCCATGATGTAGTCTTTGCGCTCGGGCGTGTTCTTGCCCATGTAGAAACTGAGCAACTGATCGCTGCTATGGAGCTGCGCCAGGCTCACGGGTTCGGAACGCATGCCTTCCCCGATGAAATCCTTGAATTCGTTCGGAGAGACCTCCCCAAGCCCCTTGAAGCGCGTGATCTCGGCCGACTGCCCGAGCTTGTGCAGGGCCGCCTGCTTCTCGGCCTCTGAATAGCAATAGTGGATCTCCTTTTTGTTTCTAACACGAAACAACGGCGTTTCCAGGATATGCAGGTGACCCTGCACGATCAGTTCGGGAAAGAACTGAAGAAAAAACGAAAGCAGCAGGAGGCGAATGTGCATGCCGTCGACATCGGCATCGGTAGCTATCACAACACGATTGTAGCGCAGTCCATCGAGGCCTTCCTCGATGTTGAGCGCGCTCTGAAGGAGATGAAACTCCTCGTTCTCATAGATCACCTTCTTGGTGAGCCCGTACGTGTTGAGCGGTTTTCCCTTCAACGCAAAAACCGCCTGCGTCTGCACATCGCGGCACGCTGTCAGCGATCCCGCCGCGCTGTCACCCTCCACGATGAAGAGCGTGCTCTCCTCCGCGCGTTTGTCCTTCGAATCGAGATGCACCCGGCAGTCGCGCAGCTTGCGGTTGTGCAGCGAGGCCTTCTTCGCCCGCTCACGCGCCAGATTGCGGATGCCGGACAGCTCCTTGCGCTCGCGCTCGCTCTCCTCGATCTTCCGCTTGAACGCTTCGGCGGCCTCCGGATTGCGATGCAGCCAGTTGTCGAGGTGCTGCTGGACGAAATTGCCGACAAACTGGCGGATCGACGGGCCCTTGGGTCCCATGTCGTTTGAACCCAGCTTGGTTTTTGTCTGCGACTCAAACACCGGCTCGATCACGCGGATGCTGACAGCCGCGACGATCGACTGGCGGATGTCCGCCGCGTCATAGTCCTTCTTGTAGAAATTGCGCACCGTCTGGACGAGCGACTCGCGAAACGCCGCCAGGTGTGTGCCTCCCATCGTGGTGTGCTGGCCATTCACGAAGGAATAGTACTCCTCGCCATAATGCCCGCCGTGAGTCATGGCGACTTCGATGTCGTCCGCCTCGATGTGGACGATGGGATAAAGCGTCTCTCCGGTGAGCTTGCGGCCCAGCAGATCCTTGAGTCCGTTCTCGGATCGGAATGACTTTCCGTTGAAGTTGAGCGTCAGGCCGCGGTTGAGGAACGCGTAGTTCCACAGCATTTCCTCCACAAACTCGGGGCGAAATTTGAAGTCCTTCCCAAAGAGGGCTTCGTCGGGTGTGAACTCAACGATCGTCCCGTTCTTTTCGTCGGTTTTCGCGAGCCGGTTGTCCTTCCTGAGTTTGCCCTGCTCAAAATCCACCACCTTGGTCTCGCCTTCACGCACAGCCTGCGCGCGGTAGCGGAACGACAATGCGTTGACCGCCTTCTGGCCGACGCCATTGAGACCGACGGCCTTCTGGAATGTCTCCGAATCGTACTTCGCCCCGGTGTTGATGATCGACACGCAGTCGATCAGCTTTCCGAGCGGAATGCCCCGCCCGTAATCCCTCACGCGCACCGTGCGGTCCGATATCTCCACCTCGATGCGCTTGCCGAATCCCATCGTGAATTCGTCGATGGAATTGTCTATGGTTTCCTTGAGCAGGACATAAATGCCGTCCTCCGCATGAGTCCCGTTTCCGAGCCGCCCGATGTACATTCCGGGGCGCAGGCGGATGTGCTCCAAGGGAGATAGTGTCTTGATGCTGGCTTCAGTATAGGCAGTGGCCATGGACGATCAGAGGAAAGCTGTGCGCGCTAAAGTCCGGCCTGCGCACCCAGGTGCAAGCGCCATTTTGGTAAAATCTAATGCCACCGGCTTTCAGACACAGCCGTCAAGACAGGCCGAACACTTGCGAAATTCGCCCGTTGACAGCGCGCCCCTCGATCGGTTCATTACGCGACCTTTTTCCATGAGCACACCTGAACAGACCCAGCGCAGCCTCACTCCTCCGGAGATTCCTTTCATGACTCCCCAGGCGATGGTGCGTTACGTGACCGACACGGGCAAGATCCTCCCGCGCAAGTACACCGGCTTCTCGGCCAAGCACCAGCGCGCCGTCACCCGCACGATCAAGCATTCCCGCAACAACCTGCTCGCGCTCTGAGCCGAAGCAGCGATTGATCCACTTTCGAAGCGCCGCCTGAACCAGGCGGCGCTTTTGTTTTCGCCGGATTCCGTCAGCTTGCGTGCGGAGCTAGGCAGGCTGCCGCAAGAGAAACATCTCCGAGCCCAATCGCAATTCAACGTTCCAGCCCCACCAGCTTCGCCTTTAGCAGACGCGCGCTTTCAAGCGCCGCATCCGGAGTGTCCGCGGTCACGGTGAAGTGCCCCATCTTCCGCCCGACGCGCGGTTCGTGTTTTCCGTAGAGGTGAAGCTTCGCGCGCGGATGCTCAAGCAGCACCGGCCAGTTCGGGGCCGTCACCCGGCCGGTCTCCGGGGAAACCCAGGCATCGCCAAGGATGTTCACCATCACGGACGCCTCACGCACCGACGGATCGCCAAGCGGCAGCCCGCAGATCGCGCGGACATGCTGTTCGAACTGACTCGTGCGCGCGCCGTCGATCGACCAGTGACCGCTGTTGTGCGGACGCGGCGCCAGTTCATTCACCAGGAGTTCACCTCGATCGGTGAGAAAAAGCTCCACCGCCAGAAGCCCCGCGAGGTTCAGCCGCTCGGCAATCGCGACAGCGAGTGACTCCGCCTCGCGCGCCACGGCCGGATTTATGCGCGCCGGCACGATGGTGAAGTCCAGGATGTGCCGCGTGTGTATGTTCTCCGCGATCGGAAACACGCGCGTCTCACCCGTGATGCTGCGCGCGACAATCACGGACAGCTCGCACTTGAAGTCCACGAAGCGCTCGATCACCGCGCGCTGGCCCGCAAAGGCCGTCGCGGCCGCCTCGAGCGAGGCATCGTCCGTGAGCTTCTTCTGCCCCTTGCCGTCATATCCGAAGTCCGCGGTCTTCACCACCGCCGGCAATCCCACCCGACGCGCCGCTGCCGGAAGATCCCCGTGGGCCTCAACCTCGGCGAAAGCCACGTGCGGAAATCCGCACTGCCTCAGCCAGGTTTTCTCGCGCATCCGGTTCTGACAGATCTCCAGCACGCTCGAACTCGGCCGAAGCCGGGTGAGATTCTCGATCTTCCAGAGTGGGGCGACGGGGATGTTCTCAAACTCGTAGGTCACAACCGCGCAGCTCGACGCAAACGCCGCGAGCTCATCGGTCTTCTCATAGTCCGCGGTGAAGGTGCGGTTCGCGACCGCACTGGCCGGGCAGTCAGGCGCAGGGTCATAGACATGCACCCGATAGCCAAGCGTCTGCGCCGCCTGCGCAAACATGCGCCCCAGTTGTCCACCGCCAAGGACGCCAAGTGTGCTGCCAGGTTGAATCATGGGAGAGAACCGGGATTCGAACCCGGGAAACCGACCCCGGCAAGCACGCCTTGATGCCGGCCTTCGCACGCAGCGAATTTGCTAGAGTCTGTCGGCACCATGCTGATAGCTGATGGGCCATGTCATTGACCTCCTACGATCAGATCGCCTACACGAGCTCCTCCTTTCCCCAGAGTCATCCGGTAAAACTGGCGACGATCGCACGGCTCTTTGGCCTGACTCCGACAAATCCCGCACGGTGCAACGTACTCGAACTCGGGGCGGCTGACGGCGCGAATCTGATTCCACTGGCTCAAGTGTACCCAGAAAGCAACTTCGTCGGCATCGACCTCTCCTCAAGGCAGGTCGCCGAGGGACGGAAACTTATCGACGGTGCGGGGCTGACGAACGTCACGCTTGAGCACAGGGACATCATGGAATTCGACCGCAAGGGCATGCGGTTCGACTACATCATCGTGCATGGCGTGCTGAGCTGGGTGCCGCCCGCCGTTCAGGAACGCATCCTCAGTCTCTGCCGGGAGGCGCTCACCCCGGACGGAATCGCCTACATCAGCTACAACGCGCTGCCGGGATGGCGCCTGCGCGGAATCATGCGCGACATGATGATCTACCACGCCAACCAGTTTCCCGACGAGGCGACCCGCGCGAGCCAGGCGCGCTCGCTCATCAAGTTTCTCTCCGACAATGTCCCCACCGAGAACAACCCCTACGGCGATTTCCTTCGTTCCGAGCTGGCGCAGATGGAGCAGTGGACCGACTCCTACATCCTTCACGAATACCTTGAGGAGACCAACTCTCCGTTCTACTTCCGCGACTTCCACAATCTGGCGCGCCGGCATCAGCTCCAGTACCTGGGCGAGCCCGAACTCAGCTCGATCCTCCCGGCCAACTTCGATCAAAAGACCCAGGAGACGCTTCACAAGATCTCGGGCGACATCATCGCGATGGAGCAGTACATGGACTTCCTGCGCAACCGGACCTTCCGCATGACCCTGCTCGTTCCCAGGGAGAGCGTCATCAACCGGAACATCAATCCGATCCTCCTGCGCGAAATGTGGTTCGGCACAAGGGCTCAGCCCGTGAGCGAAAAGGTCAACCTGGCGACGGGTGTCACTGAACATTTCAAGGTCGGAAAGGCGACGGTGAATTCCGACAACACGCTGGTGAAGGCCACCCTTGTCGCGCTGCACAACGCCGTGCCCCAGTATCTACACTTCAACGAACTCCTGGCCGCCCTCCGCAACCTTCTCCTCGGCCGGTCATCAGGCGTCATGGAAACCGCCCAGGCGATCCAGGAGCATGTCATCCTCTGCGACCAGCTCCTGATTCTCATGAGCCGCGGCATGGTGGAAGGCCTCGCCTGGCCGCACGTGGGCATCGCCTCCACACTTCCAGAGAAGCCCCGCGTGACGCCGCTCGCGCGGTATCAGGCACTCAACTACCCGCGACACGTCACAAATCTCCGTCACCAGTCGATCAAGTTCGACGCCTTTGCACGCCAGGCCATGTCGTTGATGGACGGCACGCGCGACCGGAAGGAGATCATTCGCGGCATGGCCGAAAAGGCCACGCAGGGAGCAATTACCGTGCAGAACCACGGCAGAACAATCACCGACGTGGACGAGATAGAGACCTTGATCGCACCCCGCGTCACGGCCTGCATCGATCAGTTTCCAAAACTTGCCATGGTTCTGCCCGAGTAGAACGCCGGCTCCCAAGTAAGGCCGCGCCAGAATCGTCCCAAACCAGCCTTCGCCAAGGGTTCAGGATCAACGCAGAAACTGGAATGGCTGAACACGCGGTCCCCGTGCCTGTGGTTTGCGCCCTCATCGAGCGCGACGGCCTCGTGCTCATCGCACAGCGCCCGGCGCACAAGCACCTCGGCTCCCTGTGGGAATTTCCTGGTGGAAAGGTCGAGGCGGGCGAAGACCACCCATCCGCATTGAAGCGGGAAATCATGGAGGAACTCGGATGCGACATCGACCTCGTGCACGCCCTTGCAATCCGGACGCACACCTACGGGGCGGTGACTGTAGCAATGATTCCGTTTGTTGCCCGCCTCGCCTCCGGAAGTCCGGCCCCCCGGTCACTCGAGCATAGCGCAATCGCCTGGGTCGCGCCGCGGGATCTCGCCGCCAGGTCCCTCGCTCCCGCGGATCTTCCCATCGTCGATGACTATCTCCAGTGGTTGTCGGCGCGGCCAGGATCACCGCATCGATGACCGCCGTCTCCGCATGAAGCGTTCCTGTCTGTTGTCCGGTTCTCTGCATACTGCCTTCTCTCTCCAGCCCCAACGGGGCGCATCAAGAACAGACCAGGGCATCGCCCTGGTTTCAGTCTCCAAAATCAAGCGCGAGCCCTGAAAGGGCGGCCCAACCCCGTCACGCCCACGCCTTGGATCGCCCATTCAGGGCTCGAAGTCCTCATTAACTCCCAGAAACCCATGGCGTTGCCATAGGCTGGCTTGGCCCGCGCCGATGGCGCTCCGATCTCCGACTTCTGCCACCGTCGCTTCTTGTCACGCCCGGCATCCGGATGCCAACTCGCCGCCAGGATTTCACCCGCTTGCTTTTCTCGCACTTCCCACCAACCTTGGACCCCTGTTCTTTGAGTCAGCGCCCGAATCGGCACGATTCGAGACTCACCCAAGACTTTTGGGGGTGTTCTGGATTCTACCCTTGGTTGGAGCGCTTCGCTGCCTGTCGAGAGCCGTGGGACTCTCGTAAATCCCCCCGCGAAAACAATAAATGGCAACATCGAAGAAATGCCCCTGGCTGCTTAATTGACAGCCACGTGCGCCCGGCGACGCCTGCTGGCCGGATCGCACGTCGACAGCAGGCATAGTTCGCGTGGTCGTCTCTGACGCGCAGACCGTATCTTCATCCAGAGCCTTGCCGACGACGCGCGCGCGCCATCACTTGTCGAAGGCGAAATCCAAATGGCGATACACAGGTAGACGCGGATCGTGAAGGCCAGGGGCACCCGGGTTCAACTCCCGGCACCTCCACCAATTGAAAGCCCGGGTCGAAAGACCCGGGCTTTTTGTTTTGCACGCACATTCTGGCAAGCGACCGCCTTCCATCCCAGTGACTACCTTGGGATAGTATGGTGATTCAACTACACCCAACCTACCAGAAGTTTGGGTCCCTCGCGCGGTCCAATTTGTGGAAGTTCAAACTCGGACTCGCCTGATTCATCTGCAGGTTGAAGGCTGTCGTCTTGACGGCGTTCTGCACATCGCCAGTCAGCCGCGCGAGACTGTCGGTGAAGGTGTCGGCGATGCGGAAGTCCGTCAGCTTTGCTCAGGTCGCTTCGCTAAGGTCGCTCAGGACACGTTGAGAAAGTGCAGGCACAAACCGACCAAGTTCGATGAGCTGGTCCTCCACCGCCCGGCCGCGTTTGCGCGCGATCGCCTCCAATTTGTGAAGGACGATCACGGGATCCATCGAGTAAAGCGTGAGCAGGTAGTCCTGCGGGTGCAGGACGCGAACATTCCACGGCGCGAGAGCTTCGACAGGGAAATCGCGCAGGTTGAAAGTCACAATCACTTCGGCTTGTGACTGGATTGCTCAGGCCAGCAGGTGCCGGTCCTTGAGATCGTTTCGGCATGCGTCGATCAGTGCCTCGTGGCCAGTCACCATTGCTTCAGGAAAAGCTGCCCTGACCGCAGTCTGGTAGCTCTTGGCGAGGTGCGGTGGCCAGCCTAGTTCACTGAGATGGGTGCGTTCGGTTTCCAGCAGGATTTCCTCGCTCCAACGCGGCAGATAAAGCCGCGGCGTCTCGGCAAGCCGCAACAGGAGGTCGCAGACGCCAAAGTTTGCCAGGACGCACGCGTCCAGCACGACCTTGAAATCAGCCCGCATCGGTCGGGCCTGCTTTGGGTTTTGGGAAGGAGTGCCCGGCCTTTTCCACTTCCGCCGCCAAGTTGTCCAATGTCTTCGTCCGATCTGCGTCCCGGCGTTTTTGGAAATCCAACAGATCCTTGAAGTAGACTCGCCTATGAGCGCCAACCCGGTGGAACTGAATTTCCCCTCTTTCAAGGAGGTTCACAAAAAACTGCCGCGACATTCCAAGGAAATTAGCCGCCGCTTGAGTCGTGAACGTCTCGTCCTCAGGCAACATGACGATCGCCCGTCCCTCACTCATCATTCGGGCGATGCGCATCAAGTATGCGCAGATTGGTTCTGGCAGTTCAGTGCGATTGCCCTGCTTATCAACGAAGGCGACATGACCCGGCTGGGAAAACGCGGCGACCAAACGGTCGAGAACCTTGCGGTCAACGATCGAGGGATCCAAGCGATTCTGTTGGGTGGTGAGCATGCGCAAAAGATTCGGCACGATGCCTAACAAATCAAGTAATCATTCGCTACAAACGCTACTATCGCTGCAACCGCTAAATACGTATTTCGATAAAAATAGCGATTAGTTCAATAAATAATTGATTTTGAACGTCTTCATCACTTCGTCGCCAAGAAGGTTGATCACAGACTGCAATGCGGCCTGACTTCGCGAGTTCGTCGCAGAGTTGGATTCCGCCGCTGAAAAGTCGCTCTCTCTCGAAGATCGTCGTGATTGGAAAATGCTTGGGAATCGAATTCAACTCCCGGCACCTCCACCAATTTTTTGACGGGAAGGGCCGCGTTCACAGCCTGAGACGCGTTCATGCCTTCGAGGGCTCCAGGATCCGCGCGGGTCGGACCATCCTTGCCAGTGCGGCACCCAGATTGCCGTACAAACCCGCACCCACCGCCGCGAGCGCAGCGGCGCCAAGGCAAGCGGGCTCGGGCGATGTCGACATCACCGGCACGCCAAACACATCCGCCATGATTTGAAGCGAAACCGGACTCTTCGCTCCGCCTCCCGTTGCCGCGATCCGCCGAAACAGTCCGTTCGGTGAAATCCTTCCCAGCAGGAGTTTTTCCGTTTCCGCCATCTCCCTCAGTTGACGACGCAGGTTTCCCGCATGCTGTGCAGCCAGCACACCGCCCGGCTTCTCCAGGCAAGCCATCAGCTCTCCCATCGGCACTTCCGGTGCAAACCGCTTCTGGTACTCCTCGAGTCTGCCGGCTCCATTGGGATCATACGCGAGCGCATAGAATCCGGGTTCGCCGGGATGGGGCCCAAAGATGCATTCCGGCATCGGTGCAACGCCTGTCACAAGCACAATGGCCGCCAGCACCGTGCCGCTCGACAACGATGCCTCCACGTGAAATCCCAATCCTGAACCGATCGCGGCCGCATGATGATCCAGCGCGCCCGCCGCCACCACGGTTCCGGGTTCGAGTCCGAAGAGACCCGCGGCCGCCGGCGTGAGCACGCCGGCTTTGCTCCCAGGAAGAAGCGGCACCGACATATGCGCAGCCGTCAGCCCAAATCTCTCCAGGGCGTCCTCCCACCACACGCGTTGCGTGATGTCGTAGAGGCCCGTGAGCGCCGCCGTGCTTGCGTCTCCCACCCTTTCTCCGGTCAGAAAAAATGTGAGGTAGTCGCTCACGGTCATGACGGAACGGCAGCGCCGCCAGGTCCCGGGCGCCTCCCGCTGCAGCCATCGCACTTTCGCCGGCGCGCTCTCCGGCACGAGCTCCCAAAGGCCCGTGCGCCCTCGCCGTTCATCGGAGACTCCAAATTCGCGCAGTTCTTCCGGCAGGGGGTGCGCCCGAAGATCGTTCCAGAAGATCAGCGGAGTCAGCGCGCTGTTTTCGTCGTCGAGGAGGAGAAACGTATTGGCCTGCGATCCGTATGAAATCGCCACAACATCGGACTTGCGCGCACCCGCCTCGCGGATGGCCAGCGTCACCGCATCCCTCAGGCGGGAAAGAAAAATCGCCGCATCCAGTTCCCGCCGGCCCGGTCGCGGCTCCTCCACCCCCGCCGCCACGCGCCCAAGGCCGCGAAGATTACCCGCGAGATCAAACACCCCGGCCTTCAGGTAGGAGGTGCCAAGGTCTATGCCGAGGAGCAGTGGCATGCGGAAAATGCGCCATCAACGCGGCGCGGCAATCAGGTCGAGCGTCGCCTCGACAAAGCGCGGGCCGTTCTCCACGGAGAACACCGCATTGGTCGCCTCATAGTAGGCCTTCTCAACCGCCAGCGGCGTGGCGATGTATCCCTGAAGCTGGCCGTTCGCCAGCGTGATGACGAACGTGTTTCGGGGCGCCCCGGCCTTCAACGCAAGGGCATGCTCAACAAAAAACTCTCCCGGCCATCCGATGAACCGCCATTCGCCGATCCGGATCAACTGGATCTCCGCCGGTGAGGCGGACCGCACCGCATCGCCAAGCCTCCCATCCCCAGCCGCCTCGGCAAGTAAAGCCGTCTTCTCAGCGCCAAATACATCGCACTCGGCCGTGCGCACCGTCTGCTTCGGGGCCTGCGAACTCCGCAGCCGCTCGTATTTTTCCCGGCTGCGCTTCAGCTCCTCACGAGCCTCCCGCACCCCCGGAAACGAGCGCGGTTTCACCTCAAGCCAGCTCCGGCGGGCGCTGACTTCTCCAGTCGGATGGAGGGAGATTTTCTCCAATGCGGCCGCAATGCACCGGCCCAGGTTCTCTCCGATGCGCTGGGCCTCCGCGAAGGTGTTGGCCCGGGTGACATGCCGCGGACTCTGATCCCCCGCTGCACCGAGGTGGTAGACCACCGGGCAAGCCTCCGGAAGCACATGCGTCCGCAGCCAGCGCCGCGTGAACCCCGGGAAATCCGCGCTGATCAGCGTGGAGTCCTCGTGCATCACGGTGGGATGCATGCCGTAAACCACCATGCATGCGATCGCTTTGCCCGTCGCCCGCGACCGCGCGAGCAGAACCGGCGCATCGGGATCAGTCGGGCCCGCCGGATCATGGCGATTCGTTCCCACCCCCTCCGCCCTCGCGACAACCAATCCCAGTTCCGCCGGCTCCGCCCGCTCCACCGCCGTCCTCGCAGCCAGGACCATGCGCTCGGTCAGCCACTCCAGATAAACAGCGTCGGCGGGCGGCACGATCGAATCAGCCGCATTGCTGAGATTGTCGGCCACCACCGGCCCGGAATGCGTGTGCGTCGCCGAAATCATCACCGCCTCCGGGGGCAGGCCCGTGACCGACGCAATGCGGCGTCGCATTGTCGCCACCAGATCCCGGTCGAAAAAAATCAGGTCGTTCGCCAGAAAAAGCGCGCGCCCCCCGCCCGAATCCACAAAGAGTGCCGCGCACTCCAGCGGGTCATGCACGCCCGTGCTGTTCCGCCGGACATGCGGATAACCATAGAGGAACACGCTTCCGGCCGGCGTGATTTCCACCACCGCGGCGCCCGCGCGGAAGGGAGTCGGGAATTCTCTGGCGGAGTCGGAAATCGGCATGGATCGATGGGTGAGAGGCCCGCAATCATGAGCCCGGCAACAACTGTAGCAAATGTTATTGTATGTTCATATCAGCCGGTGACTCACATTTGCTAACATTCACCTCCTCACCCCGCGGAACGAGCCGCGCAGGTCCGCATCAATCCGTCGGGGCGGGGCGGGACACCCCGGCCTTCTTCAGGAGAAGCAGGATTCCGAGCGAAAGCAGCAGGCAGAAGGCCCCGAACTGAAACACCCGCGCCACGTCGACCTTCGCATCGCGCAGCAGGCCCCCGGCGTAGATCGTCACCCCTCCCACGACACAGGCGCACAGATTGAGAATGCCGTATCCAGTCGCCCGATACCGCTGATCGGCGACCAGCGTGAGGATGGGCATCATGTTGGCGTCGGCGAAGGATTTTGTCAGCCCCACCAGCAGCAGTCCGGCGACCGCGATCCAGAGGGAGCTGGAGATCGAGATCAGAAAGACACACGGCGCCGAGACCGCCACGCCGACAATGACCACGTAGATCGGGCCGAGCTCGTGCGACCGGCTCCATCGATCCGCCCAGGCTCCGCCAAGGATGACACCAAGCAGGGCGGCCACCTGAAAATAGATTGTCGCCGTCAATCCCGCCTCGCCCTGCCCAAGTGAGAAGCGTTCGCCAAGGAAGGTCGGCATCCAGCCGACCACCGCCCAGCCGGTCACGCCCATCAGGCTCCAGTAGCCGAGCGACAGCAGGAAGGACCGATTGCTCATCAGACTCGAAACGGCCTCACCCAGCCGCACGGAGCCGGCTCCCGAAGGCTTCGCTGCACCGCTCGCTCCGGACTCCACGGCAGGGGCCGGACGATCCCGGAGGACAATAACAAGGACCACCGCATAGGCTATTCCAATCTGGCCAAAAATCATGAAGGCGTGACTCCATCCGTGCCTCTCGGCAATCCATCCGCCCAGTCCGCCCAGCCCGCTTCCCACCATCACTCCGCTCAAATGAATGCCGTTCGCCAGCGAACGTGTCGTCGTCCTGTGGTAATCCGCAATCAAAGCCAGCGCCGCGGGAATGTAGCAGGCCTCGCTGAGACCCATCAGAGCCCGGGTGAGCAGCAGCTGGTCGAACGTCTTCGCGTGCGCGGTCATCCAGGTCACGACCGACCACGCGACAAAACTGAGGAGAATCACGCGGCTGCGGCTGAACCGATCCGCAACAAACCCCGCGAATGGACTGCACACCGCATAGACGATCAGAAACACCGACGTGAGCAGGCCGAACTGGGCGTCGCTCATCGGAATCTCCGCGAGGATCGAGGTGCGCATCGTCGTGATCATCACGCGATCCAGATAGTTGAGGCAGCCGACGACCCACAGTGTGGCGACAATCAACCAGGCTCGGGGCGGCAGTGCATTGCTTTGATTCATGAGTGATGATCCCGCCCGTTTGAAAAATCTCAGCGCCGGCCTTCGGCGATCAAGGTGCCAGCGCCATCCTCCAGTTGAAGGCCGACCGCCGTCGTCCGGAAGCCGGGTTGCGGGGTCATCGAATGAATTGCCTTCCGGCGCAGGGATGTCACGCGGACGCCTACCAAGCAGACATCCTTCGCCTGCGCCAAGCACAAAGATCTCTCTTTCATCGGGGAAAATCGATGCGTGCACCGTCACCGCCGGTCCACGCTCCCCCGTCTCCGACTCCGTCTCAAGCCACTCCAACTGGTCATTGTGCCTGTCCACCACTTGGTGGTTTGCCGCCGGGCGAAATCGGGTCGAGACTCCGGCCTTCCCACAAAATCCAGTCACTCGATGCGCCCTTCACTCATCCGTTCGCGTCTGCGACAGAACCTCGTCGCCCGCTTCACCTGCATGTACTATCCCTCGGCCATGATGCCGCTGCACGCGGCCAGGGCCGGCTTCGACGCCATCTGGCTCGACACGGAGCACAACACCTGGGATCGACGCGAACTTCAGCGGATCATCGCGCTGCACCATCTGGCCAACATCGACTGCATTGTCCGCACGGGCAGCCGCAACAAGTCCGAGCTCTACCACCTTCTGGAAAACGGCGCCACCGGACTCATGGCGCCCCTGGTCGACACCCCCGAGGACGCCGCCGCACTCGTTCAAGCCGTGAAGTTTCCTCCCCTGGGCGGACGCGGACTCGACGGCGCGGGCCTCGACAACGATTTCTACCTCAAGGGAACGACCAACTATC
Proteins encoded in this region:
- a CDS encoding neutral/alkaline non-lysosomal ceramidase N-terminal domain-containing protein; amino-acid sequence: MPISDSAREFPTPFRAGAAVVEITPAGSVFLYGYPHVRRNSTGVHDPLECAALFVDSGGGRALFLANDLIFFDRDLVATMRRRIASVTGLPPEAVMISATHTHSGPVVADNLSNAADSIVPPADAVYLEWLTERMVLAARTAVERAEPAELGLVVARAEGVGTNRHDPAGPTDPDAPVLLARSRATGKAIACMVVYGMHPTVMHEDSTLISADFPGFTRRWLRTHVLPEACPVVYHLGAAGDQSPRHVTRANTFAEAQRIGENLGRCIAAALEKISLHPTGEVSARRSWLEVKPRSFPGVREAREELKRSREKYERLRSSQAPKQTVRTAECDVFGAEKTALLAEAAGDGRLGDAVRSASPAEIQLIRIGEWRFIGWPGEFFVEHALALKAGAPRNTFVITLANGQLQGYIATPLAVEKAYYEATNAVFSVENGPRFVEATLDLIAAPR
- a CDS encoding helix-turn-helix domain-containing protein, whose protein sequence is MLPEDETFTTQAAANFLGMSRQFFVNLLERGEIQFHRVGAHRRVYFKDLLDFQKRRDADRTKTLDNLAAEVEKAGHSFPKPKAGPTDAG
- a CDS encoding 4-hydroxy-2-oxovalerate aldolase, which produces MRPSLIRSRLRQNLVARFTCMYYPSAMMPLHAARAGFDAIWLDTEHNTWDRRELQRIIALHHLANIDCIVRTGSRNKSELYHLLENGATGLMAPLVDTPEDAAALVQAVKFPPLGGRGLDGAGLDNDFYLKGTTNYPAEANQETFLILQIESPLALANVDAIAAIKGVDGLFLGPGDLSLRLNVPMDWNNPEMCAAEDAVAAAAARHGIAWGRPAGNAEQVARIAAKGARLINHGSDFGAILTMLPAYGKVMREALDSSSTQPSSAKSGPY
- a CDS encoding MFS transporter encodes the protein MNQSNALPPRAWLIVATLWVVGCLNYLDRVMITTMRTSILAEIPMSDAQFGLLTSVFLIVYAVCSPFAGFVADRFSRSRVILLSFVAWSVVTWMTAHAKTFDQLLLTRALMGLSEACYIPAALALIADYHRTTTRSLANGIHLSGVMVGSGLGGLGGWIAERHGWSHAFMIFGQIGIAYAVVLVIVLRDRPAPAVESGASGAAKPSGAGSVRLGEAVSSLMSNRSFLLSLGYWSLMGVTGWAVVGWMPTFLGERFSLGQGEAGLTATIYFQVAALLGVILGGAWADRWSRSHELGPIYVVIVGVAVSAPCVFLISISSSLWIAVAGLLLVGLTKSFADANMMPILTLVADQRYRATGYGILNLCACVVGGVTIYAGGLLRDAKVDVARVFQFGAFCLLLSLGILLLLKKAGVSRPAPTD
- a CDS encoding (deoxy)nucleoside triphosphate pyrophosphohydrolase, which gives rise to MAEHAVPVPVVCALIERDGLVLIAQRPAHKHLGSLWEFPGGKVEAGEDHPSALKREIMEELGCDIDLVHALAIRTHTYGAVTVAMIPFVARLASGSPAPRSLEHSAIAWVAPRDLAARSLAPADLPIVDDYLQWLSARPGSPHR
- a CDS encoding FGGY-family carbohydrate kinase; amino-acid sequence: MPLLLGIDLGTSYLKAGVFDLAGNLRGLGRVAAGVEEPRPGRRELDAAIFLSRLRDAVTLAIREAGARKSDVVAISYGSQANTFLLLDDENSALTPLIFWNDLRAHPLPEELREFGVSDERRGRTGLWELVPESAPAKVRWLQREAPGTWRRCRSVMTVSDYLTFFLTGERVGDASTAALTGLYDITQRVWWEDALERFGLTAAHMSVPLLPGSKAGVLTPAAAGLFGLEPGTVVAAGALDHHAAAIGSGLGFHVEASLSSGTVLAAIVLVTGVAPMPECIFGPHPGEPGFYALAYDPNGAGRLEEYQKRFAPEVPMGELMACLEKPGGVLAAQHAGNLRRQLREMAETEKLLLGRISPNGLFRRIAATGGGAKSPVSLQIMADVFGVPVMSTSPEPACLGAAALAAVGAGLYGNLGAALARMVRPARILEPSKA